A genomic stretch from Thermoplasma sp. Kam2015 includes:
- a CDS encoding 50S ribosomal protein L1 — translation MNINDVKKAVNEVKEKSPQRKFEESVEIAINLKDVDMSNPKNRINEEILLPNGRGKDVKVAVFGSDELKAKARGSADFVFGAEDISKFAEDKKAFKKIVNQAYFFIAEATLMANIGKSLGQVLGPRGKMPRPIPPGQDPAPLIKNLKNTVKARSRNALTFHVPVGTRSMDTDKISENIMAVMNRITGKLERGASNIRSVYVKTTMGNAIEISAGDEK, via the coding sequence TTGAACATCAATGACGTGAAGAAGGCAGTTAACGAAGTAAAGGAGAAATCTCCACAAAGGAAATTTGAGGAAAGCGTGGAGATTGCAATAAATCTCAAAGACGTTGACATGAGTAATCCCAAAAACAGGATTAATGAAGAAATTCTGCTTCCAAATGGTCGAGGAAAGGACGTAAAGGTTGCTGTATTTGGTTCTGACGAGCTCAAGGCAAAGGCCAGAGGTTCAGCAGATTTCGTCTTCGGAGCTGAGGATATATCAAAATTCGCCGAGGACAAGAAGGCGTTCAAGAAGATCGTAAATCAGGCTTATTTCTTCATAGCCGAGGCAACACTGATGGCCAACATAGGTAAAAGCCTTGGTCAGGTCCTCGGCCCAAGAGGAAAGATGCCCAGGCCTATACCGCCCGGACAGGATCCTGCTCCTCTGATCAAGAATCTGAAGAACACCGTGAAGGCAAGGAGCAGAAATGCCCTGACCTTCCACGTACCAGTCGGCACAAGATCCATGGACACAGACAAGATCAGCGAAAACATAATGGCAGTTATGAACAGGATAACCGGCAAGCTTGAACGTGGTGCATCAAATATACGCAGCGTGTACGTGAAGACAACCATGGGTAATGCCATCGAAATATCGGCCGGTGATGAAAAATGA
- a CDS encoding deoxyhypusine synthase: MDRKQLLTRPVRDLSISAETKLGDLMSQFSSVGGFTAAKIYEAYTIIRDMLQEENTTFLSFPADIISTGLRGVINEIVKRKLVDVIITTSGTLDHDIARTYRDYYCGSFSYSDVELRDIGINRLGNVLVPDESYGEIIEEKVMESLEKLYGKKKEWATVDLIREVGLDINDDRSILYNAARNNIPVFVPGITDGSFGSQLWSFYEQHHDFKINLLEDEHRLSDIIFDAKKTGAIMIGGGISKHHTIWWNQFRDGLDYAVYVTTAQEYDGSLSGAKLEEAISWKKVRPDARYVNVYGDATVIMPLLMAPFL; this comes from the coding sequence ATGGATAGAAAGCAGCTTTTGACTAGACCGGTCAGAGATCTCTCAATAAGTGCAGAAACAAAACTTGGCGACCTCATGTCTCAGTTCTCAAGCGTTGGTGGATTCACTGCGGCGAAGATATATGAGGCATACACCATAATAAGGGATATGCTGCAGGAGGAGAACACAACGTTTCTTTCATTTCCGGCCGATATAATATCCACTGGATTGCGCGGAGTCATAAATGAAATTGTGAAGAGAAAGCTCGTGGATGTGATAATAACAACATCTGGAACGCTTGATCACGACATAGCCAGAACTTACAGGGATTACTACTGTGGATCCTTCAGCTACAGCGATGTTGAGCTGAGGGACATAGGCATAAACAGACTCGGCAATGTACTGGTTCCCGACGAATCCTACGGAGAGATCATCGAGGAGAAGGTCATGGAATCGCTGGAGAAATTGTACGGAAAAAAGAAGGAATGGGCAACCGTTGATCTCATAAGGGAGGTTGGTCTTGATATAAACGACGATCGCTCAATACTCTACAACGCGGCCAGAAACAACATACCTGTGTTCGTGCCTGGAATAACTGACGGCTCCTTTGGATCACAGCTCTGGAGCTTCTATGAGCAGCACCATGACTTCAAGATAAACCTTCTTGAGGACGAGCACAGGCTGTCGGATATAATATTCGATGCAAAGAAGACGGGCGCAATAATGATAGGCGGAGGAATATCGAAGCATCATACCATCTGGTGGAATCAGTTCCGCGATGGATTGGATTACGCAGTTTATGTGACTACCGCCCAGGAATACGATGGATCGCTTTCTGGTGCGAAGCTTGAGGAGGCAATTTCGTGGAAGAAAGTGAGGCCTGATGCGAGGTATGTGAACGTGTATGGTGATGCAACGGTCATAATGCCTTTGCTTATGGCACCATTCCTCTGA
- the speE gene encoding polyamine aminopropyltransferase, translated as MKLIENWFSERYSDNLQLSFRVSDQLLSIKTDYQRIDLFDTYDFGKLLAIDGTVQLTERDEYIYHELITMVPYHLTQKPPESALIIGGGDGGAARRLLDLGLKHIVNVEIDDQVVEVSKRFFPNLSSAFSDSHVKLLIQDGIKYVKNTEEKFDLIIIDSTDPEGPAEGLFSKEFYADTKRIMNQGAVLVSQSGSPFYQPKAIKLAYSGMKEVFNDVRVYTGFIPTYPSGFWSFTVASPWTMKPRPVSISGKYFNAEVMDGSFKLPQFVKDLIT; from the coding sequence ATGAAGTTAATAGAAAATTGGTTTTCAGAAAGATATTCAGACAATCTGCAGCTCTCATTCAGGGTAAGCGATCAGCTCCTGTCCATAAAGACCGATTATCAGAGGATCGATCTGTTCGACACCTATGATTTCGGTAAGCTCCTAGCCATAGACGGTACCGTACAGCTTACCGAGAGGGATGAATACATCTACCATGAACTCATAACGATGGTGCCGTATCACCTCACCCAGAAACCTCCAGAGAGCGCCCTCATCATCGGAGGCGGTGATGGTGGAGCAGCGAGGCGCCTTCTCGATCTCGGCCTGAAGCACATAGTAAATGTTGAAATAGACGATCAAGTGGTCGAGGTGTCGAAAAGATTCTTTCCAAATCTATCCTCTGCCTTCAGTGATAGCCACGTCAAGCTGCTAATACAGGATGGTATAAAATACGTTAAGAATACGGAAGAAAAGTTCGATCTAATAATAATCGATTCAACCGATCCAGAAGGACCAGCCGAAGGCCTGTTCTCAAAGGAGTTCTATGCAGACACAAAGAGGATCATGAACCAGGGGGCAGTCCTGGTATCGCAGTCCGGCTCTCCATTTTACCAGCCAAAGGCAATAAAACTTGCCTATTCCGGCATGAAAGAGGTTTTCAATGATGTGCGCGTCTATACTGGATTCATACCGACTTATCCGAGCGGTTTCTGGTCGTTCACTGTCGCATCGCCTTGGACAATGAAGCCGAGGCCGGTCAGCATCTCAGGAAAATACTTCAATGCTGAGGTAATGGACGGATCGTTCAAACTGCCACAGTTTGTGAAGGATCTGATCACTTGA
- a CDS encoding 50S ribosomal protein L11, which translates to MAQSVKTMVEGGKATTGPPIGPALGPLGLNVAQVVKEINEKTKEFQGMRVPVTITVVDPETKKYEITVGIPPTSALLKKKLGIEKGAAKRKEAVAGNATLDQIVEVAKTKMVSMLASDLKAATLEVLGTCVSMGINVDGKDPKEVQRQIKAGEISI; encoded by the coding sequence ATGGCACAGTCAGTGAAGACGATGGTGGAAGGTGGGAAGGCCACCACGGGACCACCCATAGGACCTGCACTAGGTCCACTTGGATTGAACGTTGCCCAGGTAGTCAAAGAAATTAATGAAAAGACTAAAGAATTCCAGGGAATGAGAGTCCCTGTTACTATTACTGTTGTGGATCCTGAGACAAAGAAATACGAAATAACCGTTGGGATTCCTCCCACCTCTGCACTGTTGAAGAAGAAGCTTGGTATTGAAAAGGGAGCTGCAAAGAGAAAGGAGGCAGTGGCTGGAAATGCTACGCTGGATCAGATAGTGGAAGTCGCGAAGACTAAAATGGTTTCCATGCTGGCCAGTGATCTGAAGGCTGCTACGCTGGAAGTGCTGGGGACATGCGTCTCCATGGGGATAAATGTTGATGGAAAGGACCCCAAGGAAGTCCAGCGCCAGATAAAAGCCGGAGAAATATCCATTTGA
- a CDS encoding peroxiredoxin, with protein MELLNIGEMAPDFETIDQNGNTVKLSSYRGKPVVLYFYPKDNTPGCTTEACNFRDNFNSFREAGVEVIGVSVDSPESHKRFAEKYNLNFTLASDKSKDIVKKYGVLGLATAKRVTYIIDPYGKIAYVYPKVTPKDHALEVMNKLKELNLVK; from the coding sequence ATGGAACTTTTAAATATTGGTGAAATGGCTCCGGATTTTGAGACGATCGATCAGAATGGAAACACTGTGAAGCTAAGTTCTTACAGAGGAAAGCCTGTTGTTCTGTACTTTTATCCTAAGGATAATACTCCAGGATGTACAACAGAGGCCTGCAATTTCAGGGATAATTTCAATTCGTTCAGAGAGGCCGGCGTTGAGGTTATAGGGGTGAGTGTTGACTCGCCAGAGTCGCACAAGAGGTTTGCTGAAAAATACAATCTGAACTTCACACTGGCTTCAGATAAATCGAAGGATATCGTTAAGAAATACGGCGTGCTTGGACTGGCCACGGCAAAACGTGTGACATATATAATAGATCCATATGGAAAGATAGCGTATGTTTATCCTAAGGTGACGCCGAAAGATCATGCGCTTGAGGTCATGAACAAGCTTAAGGAATTGAATCTTGTTAAATAA
- a CDS encoding 50S ribosomal protein L10 has protein sequence MKEVSQKKKELVNEITQRIKNSRSVALVDTAGIRTRQIQDIRGKNRGKITLKVLKKTLLFKALDSMGDSNLAKLKENSGGQIALITSDLDPTEIYRIIESTFQKTAPRGGEIAPEDIVIQPMTTGFPPGPMMTEFQKVGLQTGVEKGKIAIKKETVFVKKGETISKDKAKILEMLEIKPLEVGLQLLGLYSEGLIYSKDVLALTPDKIAGELASAFAQAKSLAKTSMFFVDEVLKDLLAEAKIKADALALAGQFITEDNVKDFLVRANANAIILNNVLNKGNTQETPEENKEEAKTEEKSPDESISEGLGALFQ, from the coding sequence ATGAAGGAAGTCAGCCAGAAGAAGAAGGAACTTGTTAATGAAATCACCCAGAGGATCAAAAATTCAAGATCCGTTGCTCTGGTAGATACAGCAGGTATAAGGACAAGACAGATACAAGATATCAGGGGAAAGAATAGGGGAAAGATTACCCTAAAGGTATTAAAGAAGACCCTTTTGTTCAAAGCGCTTGACAGTATGGGTGATAGCAATCTCGCTAAACTCAAGGAGAATTCTGGAGGACAGATAGCCTTAATCACATCGGATCTGGATCCCACTGAGATATACAGGATAATAGAGTCTACCTTCCAGAAGACCGCTCCGCGCGGTGGCGAGATTGCACCAGAAGACATAGTCATTCAGCCAATGACAACAGGTTTTCCACCAGGACCAATGATGACGGAATTCCAGAAGGTAGGTCTTCAGACGGGCGTTGAGAAGGGCAAGATAGCTATAAAGAAGGAGACTGTGTTCGTCAAGAAGGGAGAAACGATATCCAAAGACAAGGCCAAGATACTGGAGATGCTCGAAATCAAACCACTTGAAGTCGGACTTCAGCTGCTAGGCCTATACAGCGAAGGGCTGATCTATTCAAAGGATGTTCTGGCCCTTACACCGGATAAGATTGCAGGTGAGCTTGCAAGCGCATTTGCCCAAGCTAAATCATTGGCGAAGACTTCAATGTTCTTCGTGGATGAGGTTCTCAAAGATCTGTTAGCTGAGGCTAAGATAAAGGCTGATGCTCTTGCACTCGCAGGGCAGTTCATAACAGAAGACAATGTGAAGGACTTCCTAGTGAGAGCCAATGCGAATGCGATAATTTTAAACAATGTTTTGAATAAGGGTAATACACAGGAAACCCCTGAAGAGAATAAGGAAGAGGCGAAAACGGAGGAAAAATCGCCTGATGAGAGCATATCCGAGGGACTCGGTGCTCTGTTTCAATAG
- a CDS encoding DUF3198 domain-containing protein, whose translation MERSIRDYQFIIYAVVFVASFTVLIIASNQLLFHNAFLDAAAFDVGDWVYWIFALSFIFTITMAYLMVKNLSDRAKFESMINSPSKSIFVRNMNDLEMLAARLGKSYKIQLDQAKEKWKVK comes from the coding sequence ATGGAACGATCCATCAGAGACTATCAGTTCATCATCTATGCTGTTGTATTTGTGGCAAGCTTCACCGTACTCATAATAGCTTCAAACCAGCTACTGTTCCACAATGCATTTCTAGATGCTGCAGCCTTTGATGTTGGTGACTGGGTATACTGGATATTTGCCCTGAGCTTCATCTTTACAATTACGATGGCCTATCTTATGGTGAAGAATCTCAGCGATAGGGCTAAGTTCGAATCCATGATCAACAGCCCAAGCAAGAGCATCTTTGTGAGGAATATGAACGATCTAGAGATGCTCGCCGCTAGACTGGGAAAAAGCTACAAGATACAGTTGGATCAGGCAAAGGAAAAATGGAAGGTCAAGTGA
- the rpl12p gene encoding 50S ribosomal protein P1, whose translation MEYVYGALLLHAAGKEVDEEKLKKVLEDVGVQVDEARLKTLVSGLKGVNIDEVLKNASVAQVAAAPAPAAEEKKKEEPKKKEEKKKEEDKEHEEEEAMSGLSALFG comes from the coding sequence ATGGAATATGTATATGGAGCTCTGCTGCTTCATGCAGCTGGAAAGGAAGTAGATGAAGAAAAGCTGAAAAAGGTACTGGAAGACGTTGGCGTTCAGGTCGATGAGGCCAGACTTAAAACACTGGTTTCTGGACTAAAGGGCGTTAACATAGATGAGGTTCTGAAGAATGCCTCCGTGGCCCAGGTTGCTGCTGCACCAGCTCCTGCTGCGGAAGAAAAGAAGAAGGAAGAGCCAAAGAAGAAAGAGGAGAAGAAGAAAGAAGAGGACAAGGAACACGAAGAAGAAGAGGCAATGTCTGGACTGAGCGCACTCTTCGGATGA
- the asd gene encoding aspartate-semialdehyde dehydrogenase, whose protein sequence is MDKIKVGLIGSTGIVGSLISKMIVDHPYFELSNVYASDRSANRKYGEAAYGNIPAKYEDILVKESDADLIIKDRNDIIFSAVSDERAGVIERRLAESGIPVFTNASANRMEPDVPIIIPEINGDLINRIRSDGFIIANGNCSTIGLSLGIDPIIHEAIEEIDVTTLQSVSGAGYPGMASIDIIDNVIPYIAKEETKIERETAKIFSGKLNAEIYATATRVPVKIGHLESIHVRFRKDIDAETILEEFKNYRNGSLKTDLPSLPENSVVMVQEDDRPQPAIDGMNGGPGLKAGMSVSIGRIRVKARSLDFVLLVNNIVRGAAGSTLLNAELAHAEGLI, encoded by the coding sequence ATGGATAAGATAAAAGTTGGATTGATAGGTTCAACAGGCATTGTTGGTTCGCTCATCTCTAAGATGATTGTAGATCACCCCTATTTCGAATTATCCAATGTGTATGCATCGGATAGGAGTGCAAATAGAAAATACGGAGAAGCGGCCTACGGAAATATACCGGCCAAGTACGAAGATATTCTTGTGAAAGAAAGTGATGCCGATCTCATTATAAAGGATAGAAATGACATCATATTCAGCGCCGTCAGCGATGAAAGGGCAGGTGTAATAGAAAGAAGGCTTGCAGAATCTGGGATCCCTGTTTTCACAAATGCTTCCGCAAATAGAATGGAGCCGGATGTTCCCATAATTATCCCGGAGATAAATGGCGATTTGATCAACAGGATCAGGAGCGACGGCTTCATCATTGCGAACGGCAATTGCAGTACCATCGGCCTTTCACTTGGCATTGATCCGATAATTCACGAAGCTATTGAGGAGATAGACGTGACAACCCTTCAATCTGTGAGTGGTGCAGGTTATCCCGGGATGGCTTCCATCGATATAATAGATAACGTTATCCCATATATCGCGAAGGAGGAAACCAAGATAGAGAGAGAAACAGCAAAGATATTTTCAGGCAAGTTGAACGCGGAGATATATGCAACAGCCACACGTGTTCCAGTAAAAATAGGACATCTTGAATCCATACACGTTAGATTTAGGAAGGACATAGATGCTGAAACAATTCTGGAAGAATTCAAAAACTACAGGAATGGCTCTCTGAAGACGGATCTACCTTCACTGCCTGAGAATTCTGTTGTCATGGTGCAGGAAGATGACAGGCCACAACCCGCAATCGATGGTATGAACGGCGGCCCGGGTCTCAAAGCGGGCATGTCCGTATCGATTGGAAGGATCAGGGTGAAGGCCAGAAGTTTGGACTTTGTGTTATTGGTTAACAATATTGTGAGAGGTGCGGCCGGTTCCACGCTCCTTAACGCTGAACTTGCCCATGCAGAGGGATTGATTTGA